CAAAAGCAGGTTAAAACCTCAGGCCAGCCCCCCCCACCgtgagctggggctgccccgtcccagcccaggcCCTTCCAGTGTTCAGTGTGCAGGTGATGTCCTGCACCAGTGACACCCTCACCAGGGACATCCTTCATTGGCCCCagggggacaggctgtggggacgTGAGTCCAGTGCAAGGAGACAGGGCGGGGCTCAGTCACtcccctccccagagcctgGTGTCCCCCAGCATGGGGGACCTTCCGGACTCGGAGTGTGGCACCGCGGTGGGCAAGGACATGGCCCTAAGGACGTGCTGGCCGGGGACATGGCCCTGAGGACACGGTGGCCGAGGACATGGCCCCATGGCTCAGTTGACGGTGCCGTTCTGGCCCCCTTCCTCTGCGCTCTCAGTCCTGGTGTCGGGGGTCCCAGCTCCgctcagcccctgcagcccgACAGCACCTGTAGGGAAGGGAGGGAGCGACAGGTCAGGAGCCATGGCAGCACAGCGTGACCTGGCCAGGCCTCTGGGCTCTCCTGCCACTGGCAAGGGCCTGACCCGGCACATCCCCAAGCAGCACAAGGAAGTGCTGTCCTGCCCCCCACCCCTGAGCAAGGCACTGGcacccagctggcagcagcacaggtgccaGAGTCCCCGGCCTGGCAAAGGTCACCCCAGCCCCACATGTCTCCCCAAATGTCTCCCATGTTTGCTGCCAGCACGCAGAGCTGCTCCCATCACCCCTCTGGGCCCCAGTGTGGCCATGGCTGGGCTGGGCAAGGTGGttctgccaggctgggggctctgccccccAGGAGGGCACAGCAGGCAGacacagcccctgctctggggcagcagcagcagcagcagaagcggGACAGTGGCCCTGCCCCATGTCCTACCATGAGGGTCCCCCCACGAGCGTGGCCGCAGCCAGCCCGGTCACAACAGGGTGATCACAACTGGGGCCATCTGCAAAGACACTTTGGCTTTAGCCCAGGCTGGCACTGGCCACGGGGCTCCCcgtgcccccagccctgtgtgGGCCCCCCTCAGTCCCCGGCCCCACTCACGGTAGCGGACGCGGATGGGCCACACCATGATGCAGCTGAGCGTGGCCACGGCGGCCACGGCGATGCCGCCGGTCACCAGCACCATCACCCAGCGGTAGAAGCCGACGCAGGcggagcagcacagctcagtcctggggggacaggcagggacaaGGCTGGGGGACAGCGGTCCCATGTCCTGGGAGTCAGGACTGGCTCACACTGGGATGTGAGGGAAAGGAGAGACGGTGGCAACCCAGACACTGAGATCCCCAGAGCACAGCTTGGGCTCTTGTCCAGGGCCAGGAGGGAATGCGAGGAAGGGTTTAAGACAAATCAGAACTGGAGAACcgaaggctccagggagaccttagaccTTCGGGTATTTCTGGTATTCtctctccaggagagctggagagggactttgggaaagggtctggagggacaggacaagagggaatggcttcccactgccagagggcagggttagatgggagactgggaaggaattcttgactgtgagggtggggaggccctggcacaggttgcccagagcagctgtggctgccccatccctggaagtgtccaaggtcaggttggacggggcttggagcaacctgggctagtggaaggtgtccctgcccatgacagggggtggaacaagatgagctctTAGAtctcttccaagccaaaccatcctgtgactCTAAAAATCAGAGCTGTTTCCCACCCGTGCCTGTTGCTCCAACCCTGGGATATTTGCTCCTGGCCCCCAGGCAATGGGGGGGGTGTCCCCGCCCCACAGAGACACTCACGGGCAGGGGTGCAGGTTCTGGATCAACATCACAGCCAGGCCATTGGCCATCTTGTCCGTGAAGCTCATGGCACCATAGACAAATGcgctgctgtgctgcaggaggagagggaacctCAGCGGGTGCCgtgctgagctgagctgtgccaCACAACCCCGCACAGCCGGAGCCTTGTGCCCTCTCATGGGCAGAGCCcacactgcagcacagcccagcacaggctcactgctGCCATCCCCGGTCCATCCCCCGCAGGAGCGGCCCTACCGTGTTGGTGCCGATGAGATCCGCTGTCATGGACAGGGAGGTGACCAGGATGGTGGCAGAgccagcccccagcagcacgGCTGCTCCGTAGACCTCAGCTCCCATCGGCTTGGCCAGGGCCACCCAGGAGGCGAAGGCCAGGACCACCAGGATGCCCACGAAGTAGGTCAGCTGGGACAGAGAGGGGCAAGGGGGAGTTCAGACACCAGCTTGGCACCACGGGCAAGCAGAGAGGGCACAGGGGCCAGCAGTACCCAGGACCCACGAGGGACAGCCCTGGCTCTGTCCCAGCTGGATTTAAACAAGGAGCCCCCAGGAGCACCACCTTGCCATGGTCTGGGCTGTTCTGCAGCCGGagagctgagccctggggagagctgtgggcaggggcTCCATGAGTTCAGGGGACACTCCACTGGCACCCAACAGCATGAAGGGGACACAGTGGGGGGGCAGCTCCCTCCGGCTGGCACTGCAGACCCTGTGCCCACCTGGGGCAGTGCAGCCAGACCCCCCTCGGCCCATCTCAGGCACCTCAGGGCTCTCCAGCCTGGtcagggctgcacagcacagggtgGCTGTGGACCAGCACCGCCTTCCCCAGCCTCAGGATGTGCAGGACAGGCCCTCATCCCCACACCTGCCCACCACCCCCAGTCCCAGTGGGACCCACAGTGCAGTGGAGGGGTGCTGGCAGAGGGTACATGAGGGGTCCCTGCTCTCCAGCTCAGAGGTGCTGGGTGCTCTGCCCACAGCCAGGATCTGGCCCCTGCTGGGGTCTAACTCCAACCTCTCCAGTGCCTCCAGACTCACATTCCGACCGATCCACTTGTTCACAGGCTTcatgaggaaggaggagaggaaccCGCTGACATACGTGACCAGGGGGATGGTGGCGATGTATTTCTGCAAGGGACAGGGAGGAGATGATCTCTGGGCACCAGGACCCTGCCCAGGCGACCCTGGacctgccctgtgcccacctTGGGGAGCATCAGTGAGTTGGTCAAGTACATGGCGATGTAGGTCTGGGACAGGTTGACGATGAGGCGGGTGGACATGTAGAGCACTGCCACctgtgaggggacagggacagggcagccccGCTCGGCCCGTGGGGAGGCACCTTCCCTGCCCACCTGTCACAGAACTGTGCCCACCCAGAAGGGCACAGCCCCTCTGACAGGTTGGGTACCCAGTACAGCCCCTCTCTCCACCCTCCAcatccccagtgcccaggcaggcagccccctgggccaggtGAGCCCTGCCCAGCTGTACCTGGTAGAAGGAGGGCTCCAGCAGCCAGTCCttccagagcagcagtgggCGTGGGGGGCTCGGGGGATCCTTGTGCAGCAGGGGGGTGGTCTCCTCCAGGTCGGGCAGCACAGCCGGTGGGTACGGCTTCTCCTTGGTGCCCAGGTGGAAGATGAGGGAGGACACGGCCCCCACCCCCACCACGATGAGGGCCAGGTTCTGGTGAAGCAGAGGGGGTGAGCACAGCAGGGGAGGTGGCCCATCATCAGCCCCCCAGCAGTCTGGAGGGTAAGGAGGGGTTCCCAAAAACCCAGGGAGGGCTCAGTGTGGCCCTTGCCCAGTGCAGTCAGGGAGGTGAGGGCACTGCCCTCTTGCCCCTGGCAGCACCTCCCCAGCTGAGCAGTGGGAAGAGGGAACCCCAGGGACTGTTCCCTGCCACTCACCCGAaacacagggacatcctgggggCCCAGGTGCTCCATGTGGTCGGGCTGGTCTGTCTGGAAGTTGAGCAGGAGCCAGGTCAGGCCGTACACAGTGATGTTGGCCATGACAGTGAAGGCATacctgagtgggaagggaacCTCAGGGAGATGTGGAGGGACAAGCACGGGGACAGCACAGTGGGACATCTCAGCCCATTGCTGTGCTACAGCCTCTGCACCCCGGTGTCATGGCTGAGGGGACACCTCCAAGGGCATGATGCACCTGCCCAGGCATCAGCCTTACTGGTGCCACTCCCAGCATgcccagtccaaccctcaggGCACGCTGGGAGGAAACCAAGATCCCTCTGGGTCAGCCTGTCACCTTCCAGGCACAGCTCACCTCTGCCCCAAGGATGTCATGAGCTACCTGACCTggtgcccccagagctggacccCGGGGTTATCCCAGTGCTGCCCCACATCCTCCCTGCTCACCCTGTGGGACAAACAGCCCATCCCACATCCTGATCCTGCCTGAGGAGTGGTTCCCTGCAGGGAGCCAGATGCATTGCCCACCTGGCCCTGTGGACATCCCACCTCTGGGTCAGCCCCCACAGCCATGCCCAGCTCTCCCCAAGGGCACCCAGGGGGCACAGTCCCTGCCCTGTGAGCACCAGTCCCAAAGGAGAAGTGTCCCATGAGCTGTGTCACCAACATCCCTGGCATCAAGACAGTCCCTCCTGGCACCAAAGGGTTTGAGCCACCAACCAAGGACATCAGTGTCCCTTGGCACATCCCACAGGACCCCCTCGGGGCCCAGTCCTGGTCCTGCCATGCTGAGGACTCTGATGTGCCACAGCACCCAGGGACCTCCTGTCACACAGCAGTGGGACCTGGGGTGGGCAGGGTGGCTCCCCCAGACCCAGGGGACCCCCAGGTGTGTCCGTGCTCACCTGAAAGCCGTGAGCTCCACCTTCTCATGGTCACTGCTCACCAGCTCGGGGATGAGGGCCAGGTGGGACACCTGCGTGGCTGCCCAGCCAAACTGGAAGATGACGATGAAGGGGAGGTAGTAGATGAAGGCTGCCCACTGTGGAGTGCCCTCCCTGCAGGCCAGGCAGGGGCTGAACACGAAGGGGAAGGACACGAGGACGCAGGTGGTGCCTGAGGAGAGAGTGGAGCAGTGAGAGGCTGCACATCCAAGACATGGCCAGAGTGCCACTGTCCCACCCCAGGACAGGTTccaccccagagctggggagggaggtgggcCCCTTTCCCCAGCCAGGTGACACAGGTAGAGCCTCAGACACCCCCTGAATCCTGCACAAGGAATGTTTTCCCCCTGTCACACCCAGCACGGACAGTCAGTCCCCAGTCAAggtccctccccagcacagcaccgctctgtcccCTCAGAACACCAGGACAGTCCCTCACTGTCACACCCACAGCCACCAAGAGTGTCCCAGGTGCAGATaaccagcccagggacacccctccctgctgcctgcccgtGGTGATACAGCCCCCGAGGGCCAGGAGGGCTCCGGGTGTCCCACGGGCACAGGCAGCCCGGCTGTCCCCACGTCCCCTCTCCCccggggctggcacagggagccACACTCATGGATGTCACCCACAGTGTGACGGGTGACGCTGAGCCACGGGGGCTCTGAGCCATGGGAAGGCCCTGCTGAGTCAGGgacagcagagccaggctcctcctcctgctgcagcgGGACAGCACAGGGACGCTGCGTGGGGACGCTGCCTGTGGGGACCCTGAGTGGGGACCCTGAGTGGGGCAGGCAGGTGGCCTGgcctctccctccctttcccaaaGTTATGGAGCTGATCTGCCAAGTGGCTCCATGGCCCCTCTGACCCTGATGCAGAGCCAGCTCCATGCCCTGTCTCATGTGTCACCATGCCCTGTCCCATGTGTCCCTAGCCACACTGGGTGCTGCTGAAGGGCCATGGGAACCTCTTCCTACAGCTGAGGGGAACCTGCAGCCACTTTGCCAGGTCCCCAAGGTCCCCCCTCCAAGGGACTTTGTAAGACCCTCCTCTTTCTCACGAGTGATGCCTCTTCCTCTCACCCACAAAGGGcagttcctcctcctcactcccaCACAGCAAtgcagggccagggcagaggTTCTCCCTGTGCCAAGGGCAGCAGTGGcaatcccagcccagctccatccACCCCAGCAGGGCCTGGGTGGGAGCTGGGTGCTCACAGCCAGCTTtggtgctccaggagctcccaaAGGATGGGGGACTTGGGCACATGTGGTGCCTCTGCCCCAGACAAGGCACAGGCACAGGAAGGTCCAAGAAGGTTCAAACCAGCCCAGCCCTTGGATGGGGCTGTTGGTTTTAActgagctcagctgggagatgggggtgggttccagggccctgcagggtcaggctctgcagccccccGAGGGCTGTGTGGGCCATGCCCATGCTCTCAGAGGAgcactggggcaggagctgtgggtcctcagctgctgcagcttccatggccacccctgtgcccacccacgagccactgccaccagcacacacacaggaCTGTCACCCCCTCCTCCTTGTGGCCCCCTAGGACACACAGAGCCCACTGCTGGGTCACCCCCGTGGCCACCCCACAGAACCGTGCCCCTCTGGCATGGGGCTGCACCCCAACACCCCCAGTCTGCCCAGGTGTGGCTGCACTGTGAGTCAGAGGGGCCTGGGGGACCCCCTCCTCTCCCAACAGGGGCCATGGGAGCCCCACAGGAcccccctgcccatccctgagaGCAGACAGAGTGCTAGGCTCTCATCTCCAGCCCCGCGGGGCAGGACCACGGGAATGCCAGGCACGGGCATCTGCGGCAGGAAGGCGGACCCCACAAAAGAGGCTCCGAGCAGGCGGGGACCGCCGGCGGGGACACCCCGCACCGCGGCCGCGGCGGGGAGATGCCTCCGATAGCAACTCGTGGTGTCTCCCCCGCCCCGAGGCTGCGGTTTCACAACGTTTCCTCCGATCTCAGCACGGGTTTGCCACCGGACGAGACACCCCCGCTCGCACACAACATCCCCGCCGCAGCCTGACCGAGGGAGCCGAGGGAGCCCCGGTCCCGGCGGCTTTGCCGGCACCGCCGGTCACCCCGTGGGCAGCCGAGGCGGATGGAGCTCCCACCTTGGGAATAACCCACGCTCTGGCCTGGGAaacagctccatccctgctccagcctccatCCCTGCTTTCAGTTTCCATCCCTGCTCTCAGTTTCCATCCCTGTTCCAGCCTGCCCCGGGCTGTGTAGGGTGCTCTGCTCCCACGattggggtgctgggggtggcCACAGCCCCCCGGCAAGGCCTGAGTCAGGACTTCCCCTCTGTGCTCGCTGGGCAGCAGTCAGCAGGACGGGGGTGGGGGCACAGCTCCGGAATACTTCCCTTAATCTGGGGCACCGATCTGGCTGACAGGGGTGAAGCTGCTCCCCCAACACCCTCCCTGACTCCTCAGGCGAACTCCAGGGAGTTCCTTTGGCCGCCTTATCAGGCTGCCCGTTGGGTTGCACAAAGCAGTTGGTCAAGATAAATTTGGGATCAAGATAAGAGGACCCACACTGCAACCGTCCTCCCTCTGCATGGGTCTGCTCCGGGCGAGCTGGTGCTGTGTCTTACTGAGAATGGCCATTTCTTCCACTAACTGCCCTGTCCTCAGGCTCCTGCACCGGTCACAGCAACAAAGACCCCTCTCCAGGCCACCCTGTCCCCTAAGAGAGGGACCAAGGACACCTCTCCAGGCCACGCTGTCCCCTCAGAGAGGGACCCCGACACACGGGTCCCCACCAGCCCCTGCACTCTGTTGTATTTTTTGGCCCCAGGGCAGGAGACAAGACAAGACCCTGCCAGTAATTCCTGTGAGCCAGTGCCTCCTGTGCATCCCACGGGCTGGACCCCCACTGGcagcccatggagtgcccaccccagcacagccaaggcccCCGTGCCccagggccatccctggggacacagagaGCTGTCCAGGAAACACCTGGGCTCCTGGGCAAGCCCAGGTTTTACTGTCAGTCCTGTTTTTGCTCTGAGGGCTGAGCACATGACTCTCACCCCAACTCGCTGCCACCCACATGGGCACGGCCCAAGGGACAGTGAGTGGCCCCACAGGGGCCGCAGCCCCCCCTGGGGTGGGACGTGGACACCACAGTGCCCTTTCCCCATCCAGGCTCAGCCATCTGTGCCTGGGGAATGCCAGAGCATCCCGCTGTCCCTCTACACATGGAGGAGCCCCATCCCACCTCACTGCCATGGGGGATTGTGGGGATGCTGTCCCTCCACACCAGAAAGGCACCTTCTGGGCTGCCCCCTCCTCACAGGGCACCCCAGACCCATCTGCTCCCACacagggcactgctgctgcaccaGGGCCCCCTCACCCTCCACACAGGGCACCCTGGAAAGACCCAGGGCAGCCCCCCTTCCATGGGGGGGGCTGTTCCCTTCCACCCCAGGGCACCTAATTCTGCTCATCCCTGAGGCTGCCCTTCTCCAGCCAGGGGGGACCCTGCCCTCACCTCACTGACACATGGGCTGTTCCCTCTCCAGGCAGGGGCTTCCCAGCTGCCCTGGGGCCAACTCCCACCCCAGACAGGCTCCCTCAGGGCCACTCATCTTCAGGGAGGCTCCCTGGttcctcctccctccagagTATCCCCAAGGCTGACCCCCCCCAACCCAGAAAGACACCCTTGGTCTTGTTCCCCCACTCCAAGGCACCACAGAAAGGTACCCAGGGGCTGATCCTGCACCCCAGAAAGGCTCTCTCATCTGCACCCATGGCTCTCCAGCAGAGCCCCCCAGGGCCAACCCTCTCCACTCAGCATCCCCCAGCAAAGGGCCCCAGGTGTCTCCCACCCCGGGCACCCCAGAAAGGTTCCCTCTGGGCCATTCCTCTCCACTTAGAGTATCTCAGAAAGGCTCCCTCGGGTGTCCTCCACCACAGAGCACCCCGGGGCCATCCCTCTTCACTCAGAGCCCCCCAGAAAGACTCCTCTGGGACATTCCTCTCCACTCAGAGGATCCCAGAAAGGCTCCTCTGGCTGTCTCCCAACAAAtgcaccccaaaacacccccccaGGGCCACCCATCTCCACCCAGGGCACCTCAGAAAGCCTCCCCTGGGGCCATCTCTCTCCACTTAGGGCATCCCTCAGATGTCCCCCAACTGACACCTCAGAAAGCCTCCCCTGGGGCCATCTCTCTCCACTTAGGGCATCCCTCAGATGTCCCCCAACTGACACCTCAGAAAGGCACCCCTGGAGCCACCCATCTCCAGCCAGGGCACCTTGGATAGACACCCTCAGTCCACTTGCCCAGGGCACCCCAAAAAAGGCTCCCCTGGGGCCATTGCTTTCCACTTAGAGCATCCCATAAAGGCTCCCCTGGATGTCCCTCAATCCAGACACCCTAGAAAGGCTCCCTGAGGCCACCCCTTTCCACCCAGGGCACCTCAGTAGAGTGTTCCTCACTCAAGGCACCCCAGCAAAGCCCCCCAAGGGTCACCTCTCTCCACCCCAGGCACCCCACTCTCCACTTGGAGAATCCCAGAAAGGCTCCTCTGGATACTCCCTAACAAAGACACTCCAAAACACTTGCCCGAGGGCCACCCACCTCCACCCGGGGCACTCCAGAAACACTTCCCTGGGGCCATCCCTTTTCCACTGAGAGCATCCTAGAAAGCTTCCACTGGGTCACCTCCACTCAGAGCACCCCAGAAAGGCTCTGCTGGACGTCCCCCAACCCAGACACCCCAGAAAGGCTCTGCTGGACATCCCCCAACCCAGACACCCCAGAAAGGCTCTGCTGGACGTCCCCCAACCCAGACACCCCAGAAAGGCTTCCCGGctcacccccctccccccaggGCACCCCACTCCCGGGGCCACCCCCCGTCCACTCTGCACCCGCTCTGCTCCCTTCAGTCCCCGCCGTCCTCTGCACCCACCAGGGGCCAGatgccccttctcctccccgtgccccccggTCCCGCACGGCCCCCGCACCCACCGGCCAGGTGccagcccttcctcctcccgcAGCGGCCGCAGCCGCGGGCCCGGTCGGCCTCGAAGCCGAGCAGGGGCGTGCAGAG
The window above is part of the Pseudopipra pipra isolate bDixPip1 chromosome 27, bDixPip1.hap1, whole genome shotgun sequence genome. Proteins encoded here:
- the MFSD12 gene encoding major facilitator superfamily domain-containing protein 12, producing MAEPPQGAGPALPLRARLSFACGHFLNDACSALWFTYLLPFLHAVLGYGHGGAGALLLAGQAADGLCTPLLGFEADRARGCGRCGRRKGWHLAGTTCVLVSFPFVFSPCLACREGTPQWAAFIYYLPFIVIFQFGWAATQVSHLALIPELVSSDHEKVELTAFRYAFTVMANITVYGLTWLLLNFQTDQPDHMEHLGPQDVPVFRNLALIVVGVGAVSSLIFHLGTKEKPYPPAVLPDLEETTPLLHKDPPSPPRPLLLWKDWLLEPSFYQVAVLYMSTRLIVNLSQTYIAMYLTNSLMLPKKYIATIPLVTYVSGFLSSFLMKPVNKWIGRNLTYFVGILVVLAFASWVALAKPMGAEVYGAAVLLGAGSATILVTSLSMTADLIGTNTHSSAFVYGAMSFTDKMANGLAVMLIQNLHPCPTELCCSACVGFYRWVMVLVTGGIAVAAVATLSCIMVWPIRVRYRAVGLQGLSGAGTPDTRTESAEEGGQNGTVN